In Thermotomaculum hydrothermale, a single genomic region encodes these proteins:
- the rdgB gene encoding RdgB/HAM1 family non-canonical purine NTP pyrophosphatase → MTKKIKLLFATGNENKVKEVRQLAGKNFEIFSLKDLGLDKFNVEENGTTFNENASIKAKFYSKHTDLPVVADDSGLVIDYLNGEPGIYSARYLGEALSFNDKCKIILEKMENVTNPRERSARFVCVACVSLNEKILFCEEGRVDGYISFEMKGEGGFGYDPIFFYPPLNMTFAEMPMNLKNKISHRYQAFYKLFNTLKNSPKVGEFL, encoded by the coding sequence ATGACTAAAAAAATAAAGTTACTGTTTGCAACAGGAAATGAAAACAAGGTAAAAGAAGTAAGGCAATTAGCTGGAAAAAATTTTGAAATTTTTAGTTTGAAGGATTTAGGCTTGGATAAATTCAATGTTGAAGAAAATGGTACTACATTCAATGAAAATGCCTCAATAAAGGCAAAATTTTATTCAAAACATACAGATTTGCCAGTTGTAGCAGATGATTCAGGCCTTGTTATTGATTACTTAAATGGTGAACCGGGGATATATTCTGCAAGATATTTAGGTGAAGCTTTAAGTTTTAATGATAAATGTAAGATAATATTAGAGAAAATGGAAAATGTGACAAATCCAAGAGAAAGAAGTGCAAGATTTGTATGTGTTGCGTGTGTATCTCTTAATGAGAAAATTTTATTTTGTGAAGAGGGAAGGGTGGATGGGTATATTTCATTTGAGATGAAAGGTGAAGGGGGATTTGGTTATGACCCTATTTTTTTCTATCCACCTTTAAATATGACTTTTGCTGAAATGCCTATGAATTTAAAAAATAAAATTAGTCACAGGTATCAAGCCTTTTATAAGTTGTTTAACACATTAAAAAACTCCCCAAAAGTTGGGGAGTTTCTGTAA
- a CDS encoding efflux RND transporter periplasmic adaptor subunit, with product MKKVLLFSIFALILVSCSKNDVGELKQLPPVKTKFTKVEKVVTSELVEAPGQVTSIKDAYIMAKSIGTILNIQVKAGDFVKKGQSLLTIDSSDIKSKLQQAKGALAQAEAALTIAKNNYERFKELYKRNACSKVELEQMEFQYNKAKGAVEMAKGAVNEAKAYLKYSKVVSPFDAIVVERMVNIGDFAAPGRPLLRIIDPKDLRFECTIGESDAKYIKKGDKVSVKLDSLPEKIEGEVAEISGGSDFLTHTVTVRIAIPFDERLKAGMYGVAYFNSTPKQRIFVPEKCILKRGELNIVYVVDKNNIAKLTLVRLGKKFGDKFEVLSGLKGDETVACSNLSRISDGVKLEEM from the coding sequence ATGAAAAAGGTACTGCTGTTTAGCATATTTGCTTTAATATTAGTTTCATGCTCTAAAAACGATGTGGGAGAGTTAAAACAACTACCGCCAGTTAAAACTAAATTTACAAAAGTGGAAAAGGTTGTTACCTCTGAATTAGTTGAAGCACCAGGACAGGTAACATCTATCAAAGACGCTTATATTATGGCAAAATCTATTGGAACAATTCTCAACATTCAGGTTAAGGCAGGGGATTTTGTTAAAAAAGGCCAATCACTTTTAACCATAGACTCATCAGACATAAAATCTAAATTACAACAGGCAAAGGGAGCTCTTGCCCAGGCTGAAGCTGCATTAACAATTGCAAAAAACAATTACGAGAGGTTTAAGGAGCTTTACAAAAGAAACGCCTGCTCAAAGGTTGAGTTGGAGCAAATGGAATTTCAGTACAATAAGGCAAAAGGCGCAGTTGAAATGGCAAAAGGTGCTGTAAACGAAGCAAAGGCTTATTTAAAATACTCAAAGGTTGTTTCCCCTTTCGATGCTATTGTTGTTGAAAGAATGGTAAATATAGGTGACTTTGCTGCACCAGGAAGGCCTTTATTGAGAATTATTGACCCAAAGGATCTGAGGTTTGAATGCACAATAGGTGAATCAGATGCAAAATACATTAAAAAAGGCGATAAAGTCAGTGTAAAACTTGACTCATTACCTGAAAAGATTGAAGGTGAAGTTGCTGAGATTTCTGGTGGTTCAGATTTCTTAACCCACACTGTTACTGTTAGAATTGCTATCCCATTTGATGAAAGGCTTAAAGCCGGTATGTACGGAGTTGCATACTTTAATTCAACACCAAAACAGAGAATTTTTGTCCCTGAAAAATGTATTTTAAAAAGAGGCGAGTTAAATATTGTTTATGTTGTTGATAAAAACAATATAGCAAAACTAACCCTGGTTAGATTAGGCAAAAAATTCGGTGATAAGTTTGAGGTATTGTCAGGCCTAAAAGGTGATGAAACTGTAGCGTGTTCAAACCTTTCCAGAATCTCTGACGGAGTGAAACTGGAGGAGATGTAA
- the eno gene encoding phosphopyruvate hydratase has product MPYIEDIIAREILDSRGNPTIEVDVILESGIIGRAAIPSGASTGTREAVELRDGDKERFNGKGVLKAVQNVEEVIAPELIGIDCREQVLIDELMIELDGTKNKSRLGANAILGVSLACAKAAAEYSELPLFKYLGGSQARLLPVPMMNVLNGGVHADNRVDVQEFMIVPAGAPTFSEALRYGAEVFHSLKKVLKAKGYSTSVGDEGGFAPDLKSNEEALMLIVEGIEKAGYKPGEDVFIALDPAASEFFKDGKYHLDSTGDILTSEQLIDLYEEWVKKYPIFSIEDGLAESDWDGWKILTDRLGDKIQLVGDDIFVTNPEIFQEGIEKGIANSILIKLNQIGTLTETVNTIKMAKLNGYTSVVSHRSGETEDTTIADFAVAFETGQIKTGSMSRTDRLAKYNQLLRIEEILGEDAIYAGVSVIKRKI; this is encoded by the coding sequence ATGCCATATATTGAAGACATTATTGCAAGAGAAATACTTGATTCCAGAGGAAATCCAACTATAGAAGTTGATGTTATACTGGAATCCGGGATAATAGGTAGAGCTGCAATCCCTTCCGGGGCATCTACAGGGACAAGGGAAGCAGTTGAGTTGAGAGATGGGGACAAAGAAAGATTTAATGGTAAAGGCGTTTTAAAAGCAGTACAAAATGTTGAAGAGGTAATTGCTCCTGAATTAATTGGGATTGATTGCAGAGAACAGGTTTTAATAGATGAATTAATGATTGAATTAGATGGGACAAAAAACAAGAGCAGGCTGGGGGCAAATGCAATTTTGGGAGTTTCTCTTGCATGTGCTAAAGCTGCTGCTGAATATAGTGAATTGCCTTTATTTAAATATCTTGGCGGGTCACAGGCAAGGTTGTTACCTGTGCCAATGATGAATGTTTTAAATGGAGGTGTTCACGCCGATAATAGGGTTGATGTACAAGAATTCATGATTGTTCCTGCTGGAGCGCCAACTTTTTCAGAGGCTTTAAGGTATGGAGCAGAAGTGTTTCATTCTTTAAAAAAAGTTTTGAAAGCTAAGGGCTATTCCACTTCTGTTGGAGATGAAGGTGGATTTGCTCCTGATTTAAAGTCTAACGAAGAGGCATTGATGTTAATTGTAGAAGGAATTGAAAAAGCAGGTTATAAACCGGGAGAAGATGTTTTTATTGCGCTTGACCCTGCTGCAAGTGAATTTTTTAAAGATGGGAAGTACCATCTTGACTCAACAGGTGATATTTTAACTTCAGAACAGTTGATAGATTTATATGAGGAATGGGTAAAGAAGTATCCTATTTTTTCTATTGAGGATGGTCTGGCAGAATCTGATTGGGATGGCTGGAAAATTTTAACTGATAGGTTAGGGGACAAAATACAATTGGTTGGAGATGATATTTTTGTTACAAATCCCGAAATATTTCAAGAAGGGATTGAGAAAGGTATTGCAAATTCTATTTTAATTAAACTTAACCAGATAGGTACTCTAACTGAAACTGTAAACACCATTAAAATGGCTAAATTGAATGGTTATACTTCTGTTGTTTCTCACAGGTCAGGAGAGACAGAAGATACAACTATTGCTGATTTTGCTGTGGCATTTGAGACTGGGCAAATAAAAACAGGATCAATGTCAAGAACAGATAGGCTTGCAAAATACAATCAATTGTTAAGGATTGAAGAAATTTTAGGGGAAGATGCAATATATGCTGGGGTAAGTGTAATTAAAAGAAAAATATGA
- the rph gene encoding ribonuclease PH encodes MERENGRKNNELREVKIIPDFLEHPDGSCLISFGKTKVICSANIEEKIPPFLQGSGEGWITAEYGMLPGSTHTRSQREAVRGKQSGRTVEIQRLIGRALRASVDRKLLGERTILIDCDVIQADGGTRTASITGSFVAMAIAIKKLLKESIIEKNPILENVAAVSVGKVNGEILLDLDYSEDSNAEVDLNLIATQNQKIVEIQGTAETHAFPREELNLMLDFAFNGIESLINLQNQVLKNYD; translated from the coding sequence ATGGAAAGGGAAAATGGAAGAAAAAATAATGAGTTAAGAGAGGTAAAAATAATTCCGGATTTTCTTGAGCATCCTGATGGCTCATGCCTCATTTCATTTGGAAAAACAAAGGTTATATGCAGTGCAAACATAGAGGAAAAAATCCCTCCTTTTTTACAGGGTAGTGGAGAAGGGTGGATTACTGCTGAATATGGAATGCTCCCTGGTTCAACACACACCAGAAGCCAGAGGGAAGCGGTAAGGGGAAAACAATCTGGAAGAACTGTAGAAATACAAAGGCTAATAGGAAGAGCACTAAGGGCAAGTGTTGATAGAAAACTCTTAGGAGAAAGAACTATTTTAATTGATTGTGATGTTATTCAGGCAGATGGTGGCACTAGGACAGCATCTATAACAGGCTCTTTTGTAGCAATGGCAATAGCAATTAAAAAACTTTTGAAAGAAAGTATAATAGAAAAAAATCCTATACTTGAGAATGTTGCAGCTGTTTCGGTAGGTAAGGTTAATGGTGAAATTTTACTTGATCTTGATTATAGTGAGGATTCAAATGCAGAAGTTGATTTAAATTTAATTGCAACACAGAACCAAAAAATTGTTGAAATACAGGGAACTGCAGAAACGCACGCCTTTCCGAGGGAAGAATTAAACCTAATGCTTGACTTTGCTTTTAATGGAATAGAAAGTTTAATTAATTTGCAAAATCAGGTTTTAAAAAACTATGACTAA
- a CDS encoding DUF502 domain-containing protein — protein sequence MKFKGLKAKFITGILVITPAFVSIFIIIFIFNKIDNIFSPLIVKFFQKYFFNVELPHFAITLLSLFFLFLFILLVGVIAENFIGKKLIKLIDRILSSTPLVKGIYVALKQLLDAFRLTNSQKFNKVVFVEYPKKEMWVIGFTTAPLCEELSDYFSKKNMINVFIPTTPNPTSGYLVVVERDSIVETNLSIEDAVKYVVSGGVIQPEKCKNEFKQS from the coding sequence ATGAAATTTAAAGGACTGAAAGCCAAATTTATTACTGGAATACTGGTTATAACTCCAGCTTTTGTAAGTATTTTTATTATTATTTTTATTTTCAATAAAATAGATAATATTTTTTCTCCTTTAATAGTTAAATTTTTTCAAAAGTACTTTTTTAATGTAGAACTTCCTCATTTTGCAATAACGCTTTTATCTCTGTTTTTTTTATTTTTATTTATTTTACTTGTAGGAGTTATTGCTGAAAATTTTATTGGGAAAAAATTGATTAAATTAATAGATAGAATATTGTCATCAACACCCCTGGTTAAAGGTATTTATGTTGCCCTTAAACAGCTATTAGATGCTTTCAGATTAACAAATAGCCAGAAATTTAATAAGGTTGTTTTTGTTGAATATCCTAAAAAAGAAATGTGGGTAATAGGGTTTACTACCGCCCCTTTATGCGAGGAGTTATCAGATTATTTTAGTAAAAAAAATATGATTAATGTTTTTATCCCTACAACCCCAAACCCGACTTCGGGGTATCTTGTGGTTGTAGAGAGAGACAGCATAGTTGAAACAAATTTATCTATTGAAGATGCTGTAAAATATGTTGTATCAGGGGGAGTGATACAACCGGAGAAGTGTAAAAATGAGTTTAAGCAAAGTTGA
- a CDS encoding TolC family protein encodes MKGFIKLILIFSITTIVNLHAIAQQNLKPIEKMTLDKAIKIALENSPYLKAVEHEKNAAKTYEKEAKSYRLPQVNLNEIVMRTNNPMETFALSLSQENFNLMDLMVNDPNHPSPLNDSITQLQIVQPLYMGGKITHGIKAGQKMAKAGEKKFERAKQEVIFNTKTAYLNVLLAKKYVELMDEVVKTVKTHVDMAQAYYDTGFIMEADLLQAKVFLGDVEQKKITAENNYKLAKAYFNNVIGVDQNKDFEFVNQFKFEDKEYNLDKLLTEAIENRPDYKELKLKVDAAKHNISIEKSEYKPKLFLIGELNYHDKQFLGTDGDSFKIMAVAKFNLFNGFKTKNRVLRAKEQYNSYSKYLKQMEEGIYLQVKQAYFNLNEAKKRYKVAELSEKQAKENLKLREERYKKGVEKTTDLLDADTQYIQAKTQKLHALFDYLKAEEKLKFMIGKIN; translated from the coding sequence ATGAAGGGATTCATCAAGTTAATTTTAATATTTTCAATAACAACAATAGTTAATTTGCATGCAATTGCACAACAAAATTTAAAACCTATTGAAAAAATGACTCTGGATAAAGCAATAAAAATTGCACTTGAAAACTCACCTTATTTAAAGGCTGTTGAGCATGAGAAAAACGCAGCTAAAACTTATGAAAAAGAGGCAAAGAGTTACAGGCTTCCTCAGGTAAATTTAAACGAGATTGTAATGAGAACCAACAATCCAATGGAAACATTTGCACTTTCACTTTCCCAGGAAAACTTTAACTTAATGGATTTAATGGTAAATGACCCCAACCACCCTTCTCCACTTAACGATTCAATTACCCAGCTTCAAATAGTGCAACCCCTCTATATGGGCGGAAAAATAACTCACGGGATTAAAGCAGGCCAGAAAATGGCAAAGGCAGGGGAAAAGAAGTTTGAAAGAGCAAAACAGGAAGTTATATTTAATACTAAAACAGCATATTTAAATGTTTTACTTGCAAAAAAGTATGTTGAGTTAATGGACGAAGTTGTTAAAACAGTGAAAACCCATGTTGACATGGCTCAGGCTTACTATGACACCGGCTTTATTATGGAAGCGGACTTATTGCAGGCAAAGGTATTTTTAGGCGATGTTGAACAAAAGAAGATAACAGCAGAAAACAATTACAAACTTGCAAAGGCATACTTCAATAATGTTATTGGCGTTGACCAGAATAAAGATTTTGAATTTGTTAATCAATTTAAATTTGAGGATAAAGAATACAATCTTGATAAATTGCTAACAGAGGCGATTGAAAATAGACCAGATTATAAAGAGTTAAAATTAAAGGTTGATGCTGCAAAGCACAATATTAGTATTGAAAAAAGTGAATACAAACCTAAATTATTTCTAATTGGAGAATTGAATTACCATGATAAACAGTTTTTAGGAACTGATGGAGATTCGTTTAAGATTATGGCTGTTGCTAAATTTAATCTTTTTAATGGCTTCAAAACAAAAAACAGGGTGCTAAGGGCTAAAGAGCAGTATAATTCCTATTCCAAATACTTAAAACAAATGGAAGAGGGAATTTATTTGCAGGTTAAACAGGCTTACTTTAATTTAAATGAAGCCAAAAAAAGGTACAAAGTTGCAGAGTTATCTGAAAAGCAGGCAAAGGAAAACTTAAAGTTAAGGGAAGAAAGGTACAAAAAGGGAGTGGAAAAGACAACTGACCTGCTTGATGCAGACACCCAGTATATTCAGGCTAAAACCCAGAAACTGCACGCATTGTTTGATTACTTAAAAGCAGAAGAAAAACTAAAATTTATGATAGGAAAAATAAATTAA
- the murI gene encoding glutamate racemase, whose translation MRKKLIKKIGIFDSGAGGLTVLKKLRKNLKGVEFYYLGDTARLPYGTKSSETIVNYTLQNVDFLRTKDIEILIVACNTASAYSIPHLKTKLNIPVYGVIKAGAKKAVKVSENKRIGIIGTRATILSNSYQDEIKKLCPECEIFSNPAPLLVPLVEEGLIEGEIAEKIVSIYVMPLIENKIDTLVLGCTHYPVMKKTIGKIVGEKIKLVDSATPILEILKKSFIFPKEGENKTEIYVTDYPENFGKLSEKFLEGNFDKIEHIDLQKYRS comes from the coding sequence ATGAGAAAGAAGCTTATTAAAAAAATAGGGATATTTGATTCTGGAGCAGGCGGTTTAACTGTTTTAAAAAAATTAAGAAAAAATCTCAAAGGAGTAGAGTTTTATTATCTGGGAGACACCGCAAGGCTTCCGTATGGGACAAAATCTTCCGAAACAATTGTAAATTATACATTGCAAAATGTTGATTTTCTGAGAACAAAAGATATTGAGATACTTATAGTTGCATGCAATACAGCATCAGCTTACTCAATTCCCCATCTTAAAACAAAATTAAATATTCCTGTTTATGGAGTAATTAAAGCAGGGGCAAAAAAAGCGGTTAAGGTTAGTGAAAACAAAAGGATAGGGATAATTGGGACAAGGGCAACAATACTTTCAAACTCATATCAGGATGAAATAAAAAAACTTTGCCCAGAATGTGAGATTTTTTCAAATCCAGCCCCTTTGCTTGTTCCTTTAGTAGAAGAGGGGTTAATTGAAGGAGAAATTGCAGAGAAAATCGTTTCAATTTATGTAATGCCGTTAATTGAAAACAAGATTGATACACTTGTATTAGGTTGCACCCATTATCCAGTCATGAAAAAAACAATCGGGAAAATTGTTGGTGAAAAAATTAAATTGGTTGATTCAGCCACTCCTATTCTTGAAATTTTAAAAAAATCTTTTATTTTTCCAAAAGAAGGGGAAAATAAAACTGAAATTTATGTGACTGACTATCCTGAAAATTTCGGAAAGTTAAGTGAGAAATTTCTTGAAGGGAATTTTGATAAAATTGAGCATATAGATTTACAAAAATACAGGAGTTGA
- a CDS encoding FtsB family cell division protein — translation MRKRKKRFFNWKTIIVLIYLIGVSLFLFFNKYGYKTYLTLENKQKSLEKIKTELIQKKETLKRELELQNASSPFFIEMIARERLRMAKEGEYIYYISKTKKKSEK, via the coding sequence ATGAGAAAAAGAAAAAAGAGATTTTTTAACTGGAAAACAATTATTGTTCTAATTTACTTAATAGGAGTTAGTTTATTTCTCTTTTTCAATAAATACGGTTACAAGACTTATCTCACTCTGGAGAATAAACAAAAGAGTTTGGAAAAGATTAAAACAGAATTAATTCAGAAAAAAGAGACTTTAAAAAGGGAGCTGGAGTTGCAAAATGCATCCTCTCCCTTTTTTATTGAAATGATAGCAAGGGAAAGGCTAAGAATGGCAAAAGAGGGAGAATATATTTACTACATCTCAAAAACAAAAAAAAAGAGTGAAAAATGA
- a CDS encoding ATP-binding protein yields the protein MSLSKVEKNSNKRKVSKKSGVFLIFISFAIVLVLFLFFYFYAVDNKAKHFVILRFQEKTEAESVAIKEFMQDGNNFLYFTKKYLEREFENYSYNKLIDQKFKEKYVSTSKNKVSNYKYVLSSRKNRREISASYLNKNEVLNEDIKIVTLITEKLDVFWKKFLEKYPFVHMTYVDKSGFYREFPFRKIEPNNIGFLSDPRNYPYYIIATTIAKDEIFLTNPYQNGSNLYISLVVPVYKKNEFKGLLTIDVSMNNFVDIVRNNRGFSKENIDNLILFDNKGNIYAFYIEDKQSRSPVSFNNLKEMLKNQQKLLTKNLKIYPLITNKKLINYLESFLNNKHSGQKITTKIFDNYVVSLSSVDYQGLNILRYSQTRQISNFGTIDYIRNGTIIVAFIFVLILSFLVFLLARNNLEKKPIFSLVQKLSDKRLREKIFSVLNSNQYEGEDSIVTIVSKEISDYLKEIDAKFIVIKTAIENVNIGILVVDDLLNNIYANKWFKQLIVNVNTVDLMPEELKTEIQKFNSNNSQQFQKMIKLFERHYLLSGEKININLNSEKKNLLLFTLTNAEEIVKMNKKYSELKSKIAQLEENLNKYHKSFENLNTRIIQSDKFAVFGELIQGIVHNINNPLMIVTSRLSMVKSIVENLEDSMDKKRLIKHMDNIISSVQKINQIIESVLTKARMTVEKEERLININEVIKSELEFFNADLFFKHKVKKEIDFDNNLPLVRISQSDFSQVLHNLIKNALDALKSSVNPTLSITTKVKDQKVIIEIADNGPGVPDKYREKIFEQYFTTKGSHGTGIGLYNARKIIEEYEGQLVLDESDKGARFIITLPAGGE from the coding sequence ATGAGTTTAAGCAAAGTTGAAAAAAATTCAAATAAGAGAAAAGTATCTAAAAAATCTGGTGTATTTTTAATTTTTATTTCTTTTGCAATAGTTTTAGTTTTATTTTTGTTTTTTTATTTTTACGCAGTAGACAATAAGGCAAAACATTTTGTTATATTGAGATTTCAAGAAAAAACGGAGGCAGAAAGTGTAGCTATTAAAGAGTTTATGCAAGATGGAAATAATTTTTTGTATTTTACAAAGAAATACCTGGAAAGAGAATTTGAAAATTATTCATATAATAAATTAATCGACCAAAAATTCAAAGAAAAGTATGTTTCTACAAGTAAAAATAAGGTTTCAAATTATAAATATGTTCTTTCTTCAAGAAAAAATAGGAGGGAAATTTCAGCAAGTTATTTAAACAAAAACGAAGTTCTTAATGAAGATATTAAAATTGTCACATTAATAACAGAGAAATTAGATGTTTTCTGGAAAAAATTTTTAGAAAAATATCCCTTTGTTCATATGACTTATGTTGATAAAAGTGGATTTTATAGAGAGTTTCCATTTAGGAAAATAGAACCTAATAATATTGGTTTTTTGTCAGATCCAAGGAATTATCCATACTACATAATTGCAACCACTATTGCAAAAGATGAGATTTTTTTAACTAATCCTTACCAAAATGGAAGTAATCTATATATTTCATTAGTAGTACCTGTCTACAAAAAAAATGAATTCAAAGGATTGCTAACAATTGATGTGTCAATGAACAACTTTGTTGACATAGTAAGAAATAATAGAGGGTTTTCCAAAGAAAATATTGATAATTTGATTTTATTTGATAATAAAGGGAATATTTATGCATTCTATATTGAAGATAAACAAAGTAGAAGCCCTGTTAGTTTTAATAATTTAAAAGAAATGTTAAAAAATCAGCAAAAATTACTCACTAAAAATTTAAAAATTTATCCTTTAATCACAAATAAAAAATTAATAAATTATCTGGAGAGTTTTTTAAACAACAAACACAGTGGACAGAAAATCACAACTAAAATTTTTGATAATTATGTTGTGTCCCTTAGTTCAGTTGATTATCAGGGATTGAATATTTTGCGTTATTCACAAACAAGACAGATTTCTAATTTTGGAACAATTGACTATATTAGAAATGGAACGATAATTGTTGCTTTTATTTTTGTTTTAATTTTGAGTTTTCTGGTATTTCTTTTAGCAAGGAATAATTTAGAAAAAAAACCAATTTTTTCTCTTGTTCAAAAGCTGTCAGATAAAAGATTAAGAGAAAAAATATTTAGCGTTTTAAATTCTAACCAGTATGAAGGTGAAGACAGTATTGTTACAATTGTGTCAAAAGAAATTTCTGATTATTTGAAAGAAATTGATGCTAAATTTATTGTTATAAAGACAGCAATAGAGAATGTAAATATAGGCATTTTAGTGGTGGATGATCTGTTAAATAACATATATGCAAATAAATGGTTTAAACAGCTAATCGTAAATGTTAATACAGTTGATTTAATGCCAGAAGAGTTAAAAACAGAAATACAAAAGTTTAATAGCAATAACTCTCAACAATTCCAAAAAATGATAAAACTTTTTGAAAGGCATTATCTATTGTCAGGTGAAAAAATAAATATCAACTTAAATTCAGAGAAAAAAAATCTTCTTTTGTTCACATTAACAAACGCTGAAGAAATAGTAAAAATGAACAAAAAATATAGTGAATTGAAAAGTAAAATAGCCCAATTAGAAGAAAATCTAAATAAATACCATAAGTCATTTGAAAATCTGAATACAAGAATAATTCAAAGTGATAAATTTGCAGTATTTGGTGAGTTAATCCAGGGAATAGTGCACAATATAAACAACCCATTAATGATTGTTACTTCGCGACTATCTATGGTAAAAAGCATTGTTGAAAATTTAGAGGATTCTATGGATAAAAAAAGGCTTATAAAACATATGGATAACATCATAAGCTCAGTTCAAAAAATTAACCAGATTATAGAGTCTGTTTTAACAAAGGCAAGGATGACTGTTGAAAAAGAGGAGCGTCTAATAAATATCAATGAGGTAATTAAAAGCGAATTAGAATTTTTTAATGCTGATTTATTTTTTAAGCATAAAGTAAAAAAAGAAATTGATTTTGACAACAATCTTCCATTAGTAAGAATAAGCCAGTCAGATTTTTCTCAGGTATTACACAATTTAATTAAAAATGCTCTTGATGCCTTAAAATCGTCAGTAAATCCAACACTATCAATTACAACTAAGGTAAAAGATCAGAAAGTAATTATTGAAATTGCGGACAATGGGCCAGGGGTGCCTGATAAGTATAGGGAGAAAATTTTTGAGCAGTATTTTACAACAAAAGGAAGCCATGGAACAGGGATTGGTCTGTATAATGCCAGGAAAATTATAGAAGAATATGAGGGACAATTGGTGTTAGATGAATCAGATAAGGGTGCAAGATTTATTATTACACTTCCTGCTGGTGGTGAGTGA